One Thermomonas paludicola genomic window, GTCCGGGTCCGGCTGGCTGCCGATCTTTTCGGTGCGCGCCAGGATGCGGCCATCGGCGTCGATCAGGATCAATGCGCTGCTGTGATTGAATCCGCCATCCGCGAGTTGCCGGTAGCGGATGCTGAGCACGCTGGCCACCGCGCGCACGTCGTCGGCCGGCGGCGTTGCCAGCGTCCAGCGCGAGGCGTCCAGCTTGCGCCGATCCATCACCTTCTTCAGTGCTGCCGGGTTGTCGCGGGCCGGGTCCATGCTGATCAGCACGATGCCCAGGCGCTGCTGCTGGGCCGGGCTGAGCTGACGCTCGATGGCCTTGCCGGATTCCACGATCAGCGGGCAGATGTACTGGCAGGAGGTATAGAACATCGACATCAGGCGCGGCTTGCCGCGCAGCGTGCGCCAGTCGCGGGTTTGGCCCTGACTGTCGGTCAGCGGCAACGACAGCTGATAGACCGAATCGCCGGGCAGTGCAGGTGCAGGCTGGGTGGCGTTTGCCAGCGTGGCAACGCAAAGCAGGAACGATGCGGCAATGCCGCGAACAACATGATTCATGGTGCACTCCTTGCGCAACGGAACCCCATGTTGGCGGTGGCGTCGCGTCCTTCCAGCGATGACAGCATCGCCACTCGCATCAGCACGGCATAGTTTTCACGATCATCCATCGACAGCGCGCCGGCGCCGCAGAACTTGCCCTTGTCGGGATCACCCTGGTTGCGGTTGTCGGCGGCCACCATCAACGAAGAAGCATCGTCGGTCCATTCCCAAACCAGCCCGTGCAAATCCTGCACGCCATACACGTTGGGCGCCTGCATGCCGACGCGCGGCAGCGCGTCCTTGGAGGAGCGCGCGTACCAGCTGAGGATGCGTTCACGCCAGGCAGGGTCCTGACGCGCGTCGCGGCGGGTTTCGTCGGCTGCTGCGGCGTATTCCCATTCGATCCAGGTCGGCAGGCGCGCGTCCAGCGACCTGCAATAGGCGTCGGCTGCGAACCAGCTGACCCAGACCACCGGCCGATCCGGCAGTGCGGCCGGGCCGAGGGTGTCCGCGCTGGCCCAGTGCTGCAGGTAGCGTGGTTCGGCGAACACGCTGGACACGCGGTCGCGCCGCCATTCGGGATGACGCTTGAGGAAGGCCTGGAACTCGGCATTGGTGACCGGCTTGCGCATCAGTGCGAAGGTCTTGATGCGCACGCCGGCCTTGGCATCCTCATAGCGCAGGGCTGACTTGAACATGCCGCCCGGCACCCCCGCATAGCGCCCGGACACGGCGCCGGCGGCAAGGCCGGCGAGTGGCAGGGCGATCAGCAGTGCGACCAGGGCGTGACGCATGGCTCAGTGCCCGGCCGACGCGTTGGCGGGCTTGGCAGCGCGCGCCTTGGCGGCATCCTCGCGGCTCACCTGGCCACCCGGGTTGCCCCAGCTGTTGAGCACGAAGGTCGCGATGTTGGCCACTTCGTCGTCGGTCAGCTGGCTCATCGGTGGCATGTTGGAGTTGTACTCCTTGCCATTGACGGTCACCGGGCCCACCAGACCGTGGGTGATGATCTCGGGTACGCGCTTGGGGTTGGTCTTGATGAAACTGGAGCCGGCCAGTGGCGGGAACACGCCCTCCATGCCCTTGCCGTCCGGCTGGTGACAGGTCGAGCAGGTGCCGGCGAACAGCACCTTGCCGGCGGCGATCTGGTCTTCCTTGGTCAGCGTGCCGGCCTTGAACGCGGCAGCGGCGGTGGACACCGGGGTGCGGTTGGTGCCCGCGGCCTGGTCGCCCAGATAGACGGCATCGACCTCCTTGCCGGAGTAGATCGCCTTGTTTTCCTTGCCTTCGGCCTGGAGGATCGCCAGCGCGCCCTTGTTGAAGGCGCGGAAGATGCTGTGGTCGACCAGCACGTAGCTGCCGGGGACTTCCATGTGGAATTCCATCATCGCCGCGCCGCCGGAGGGAATCAGCGTGGTCTGCACGTTTTCCTGGAAGCGCGTGCCGCCTTCGTACCAGACCTTGTCGAAGATCTCGCCGATCACGTGGAAGCTGGACACCAGGTTGGGACCGCCATTGCCCACGTACAGGCGCACCTTTTCGCCGGTCTTGGCCTTCAGTGCCTTGTCGCCGGTCATCGAGCCTTCCATGCCGTTGAACAGCACGTAGGTCGGGTGCTCGTCGATGGCTTTCTCCATGTCGAAGCCCTGGTGGCCCTTCTCGCGGTACTTGCCGGTCGTGTAGAAGTCGCCCTGCATCACGTAGTACTCGCGATCCACCTTCGGCAGGCCTTCCGGCGGTTCGACCAGGATCAGGCCGTACATGCCGTTGGCGATGTGCATGCCCACCGGCGCGGTGGCGCAGTGGTAGACGAACAGGCCGGCGTTGAGCGCCTTGAAGCTGAAGCGGCTGACGTGGCCGGGCGCGGTGAAGCTGGACGCCGCGCCGCCGCCGGGGCCGGTGACGCCGTGCAGGTCGATGTTGTGCGGCATCTTGCTGTCCGGCATGTTGCGCAGGTGGAACTCCACCGTGTCGCCCTGGCGCACGCGGATGAAGCTGCCCGGCACGGTGCCGCCGAAGGTCCAGAAGGTGTAGCTCACGCCTTCGGAAATCGGCATGTCCTTTTCGATCACGTCCAGCGACACGATGACCTTGGCCGGCGCGCTGCGGCCGGTCGGCGGCGGCACGTTCGGCGGCGAGGTCAGCACGGCCTCGACCGGTTCGCCTTGCGGCGGGCCGAAGTCGCCCTTGGCGGAGCCGCCGGTTTCTTCCTGTGCAACGGCGCCGCTCGGAGCCGGGGTCGGCTGTTCGATGCGGCACGCGGACATGCCCAGCGTGGCCGCGATGGCCAGGGCGAGGGTGGCATACCGGACTGCGGATTTCATGGTGTGGTTCTCTTCTGAGGTGATATGTCTGTCGTCGGCGGCAAGCATCGGCCAGCAGGCGTGGTGGCTTCGTTGATGCAAATCAAAATCACGCCGTGGCCGGGTGCGGATGGGCGTTTGCTTGATCTGCGTCAACGGTGCCCTGCAGGGCGCACGGAACTTGATTTGCGTCAACGCACCCAAAGCGCCGGATTCTAACCTTGCACTTGAATTCCACTCCCCGATTGGTGAAATCAGTGTCCAGATACACGCAACTTTCCCTCGCAATGGCCATTGCACTGCTGGTTTCACCTTCGCTGCGCGCGGCAGACACGCCGTCGGCGACCCTGGAATGGGATCTGCGCCTGCGTCATGAACAGGTCGATGACAGCGGCTTCGCGCGCGATGCCGATGCCACCACCGCGCGCCTGCGCGCCGGCCTGCGGCTGGTGCCTGCAGCGGGTTGGACGATCCTGCTGGAAGGCGAGGGCGTGGCCGGTGGCGGTACCTACAACAGCGGTGCCAACGGCAAAAGCGCTTTCCCGACCGTACTGGACCCGACCGGTGCCGAACTCAACCAGGCCTGGATTGGCTGGAAGAACGAGCGCGGCGGCATCACCTTGGGCCGGCAGCGCATCGCGTTGGACAACCAGCGCTGGGTAGGCAATGTGGGGTGGCGGCAGAACGAGCAGACCTTTGATGCGCTGGCGCTGTCGGTCAAGCCAGTGGCCGGGCTGACCGCCAGCTACTACTGGTTGGACAAGGTGCATCGCGTCGCAGGCGACAATGCGCGCAACCCGCTTGCGCGCGAGCGCAATCTCGACACGCATTTGCTGAATCTGGCGTGGAAGCACGGCAGTCAGCAAGTCGCCGGTTATGCGTATCTGCATGAAGATCGCGATGTGGCCAGCGCCTCCACCGCGACCTATGGCCTGCGCTGGACCGGCAGCCTGGGCAAGGGTGGCCAGGGCTTCGGCTGGTCGGCAGAGCTGGCACGGCAGGTGGATTACGCGCGCAACCCGGCCAACTTCGCGCACGACTATTGGCTGCTGGAGCCGACCTGGACGCAGGGCAAGACCACGCTGCGCGCAGGCTGGGAGCATCTGGGCGGCAATGGCATCACCGCCGTGCAATCGCCCTTGGCCACCTTGCATGCGTTCAACGGCTGGGACGATCAGTTCGGCACCACGCCGGTGAAAGGCCTGGACGATCGCTACCTGGGCGCGGGCGGCAAGTTCGGCAGCGGCAAGCTGGATGGCAAGCTCAGCTGGGCGCTGGCATGGCACGACTATCGCAGCGACGTGGGCGGGATGCACTACGGCAGTGAATGGAATGCGTCGCTGGGCTTCCCGCTGCCGGGCGGATTGGGCGGGCTGGTGAAATTGGCCGACTTCCGCGCCGACGGCTTCTCGCGGGACAACACCAAACTCTGGTTGCAGGTGGAGTGGCGCGGTTCGAAGGCGGTCGCCCAATGAACCGGCTCGACCTGCGCGATCTGCCAGCGCCGGAGCCGTTGGTGCGGGCGCTGGCTGCTGCCGACGCGCTGCAGCCCGGGCAGGCGCTGGAGGTGCTGACGCCGCTGCTGCCGTCGCCCCTGCTGGAGGCCTTGGCGGCGCGCGGCCTGAGCTGGCGCAGCGAGCCCTGCGCCGATTACGGGACGTGGCTGGCGATCGTGCGTCCAGCAGCGTGATGATGCGCTGATGGTCAAGCTGGTGATGGAGCAGGCGCCTGCGCCGGCCACGCCGCGCCTGTTCCTGATGACGGCGTCGGCATGGGGCGTGGCGGCTGGCGCGCTGCTGGTGCTCGATGGTGAAGCCGCGCTGGTCTCGCGCTGGAGTGGGCCGACGCTGGCGCTGGTGCATGTGTTCACCTTGGGCTTCCTGGCGAATGCCATGTTCGGCAGCCTGCTGCAGTTCTTGCCGGTGGCGGCAGGGGTACGGGTGCGCGGCGGGCGCGGCGCAGCGCTGTTGTTGCATGCGCTGCTGAATCTCGGGGCACTGGCCCTGATCGTCGGATTCCGCTGGCCGCCAGTGGCGGCGACCGGGTGGGGCGGTGGATTATTGCTTGCGGCGTTTGTCTTGCTGGCCACGCTGGTACTGCCGGGCATGGCGGCGCAAGGCGGGCAGCGGTTGCTGCGCTGGGGCCTGGCGGGGGCGGTGGCTGCCGCGCTGGTGGCGGCAATGCTGGGGCTGCTGCTGGTGATGGGGCGCGCAGGCTGGTCCGTGTTGCCGCAGCCGGTATTGGCCAACGTGCACGCCGGCTGGGGGCTGCTGGGCTGGGTGCTGGCGCTGTTGGCAGCGGTGTCAAGGGTGGTGATGCCGATGTTCCAAGGCGTGGCCGCGACGCCCGCGCGCGCGCAGGGCGCGTGGCAAGTGGCGCTCTATGGGTTGCTGGCGGCTGCATTGGTGGCGGCGGCACAAGGCGTTGCGCTGCCGGGACTGCGCATCGCCACAGGCCTGCTCGGGCTGGTTTTTGCGCTGTCCGGCCTGACCCTGCAATGGCGATCGCCGAGGCTGCGCAAGGCGCCCCTGACCGGGTTCTGGATGGTCGGTTTCGTGGCGATTGCGGGCAGCGCCTGCGCGCTGCTGGCTGGCATCGGCAACAGCATGTTGGTGGGTGTCCTGGCGTTGGCGGTTGGGTTGCCGTTGCTGGTGACCGGCATGCAGCTGGAAATCGTCGCCTTCCTCGGCTGGATCGGACTGCAGCGCCAGTGTGGCCGCGGCGTGCGCCTGCCCGGCGTGCAACTGCTGGCGCCGGAGCGCGACAAGTACCGGGTGTTGGCGTTGCACCTGGTGTCTGCCGTGTTGCTGGTGGGTGCGGTGTTCGTGCCGGCGCTGGCGCGCGCCGCCGGTGCTGCGCTGGGTGTGGCGCACGCAGCGACCTTGGTCGCGCTGGTGGCGGTGGTTTGGCGCGGGCAGCGCTTCCTCCGGCAGCAGGGCGAGCGCCGTTGAGCACGTCGCGGCCACTGGTGTATTCCTGTTCGGGCTGTTCCAGCGCCGCGCAGATGGCCAACCAGCTGGCCCTGCGCCTGGATCGCGCCGGCGAAGCCGAGATGTCCTGCATCGCCGGTGTCGGGGGCGGCGTGACCGGGCTGGTGCGCACTGCGCAGAGCCGGCGCCCGATCCTTGCGCTGGATGGCTGCGTACTGAAGTGCGTGTCGGCGTGCCTGGCGAATGCCGGTGTTGTTGCGGATCAGCACCTGATCTTGTCCGATTTTGGCGTCAAGAAGCGCAAGCACGCAGACTTCGACCTGGCCCAGGCGGATACGGTGTATGCCGCCCATGTGCTGCCCGCCGCGCGTGGCCTGGGCGTGGCTGGCAAGGCGCAGTGAAGGGCGTGGCCGTGATGGCGGTATCCTTGGTGTTTCGCGGGTGCCGGTCTGGAACTGATCTGGATCAAGGTGCGGTGGCCGCCAGTGGCGGCATGATCGCCGCCACCCCGCACCCGGTGACATGCCGGGCGCGCTTTCGTTTCCATGCCGCCCGCGCCGCTGACGCGCGGGCATTGCATGTTTCCTGCACGAGGTCGCATGAACGCATCCGTCGCGCCGTCCTGGCACCCCGAACTTGAAACCCGCCATGCGGCGCTGATCGAGAGGCTTGAACGCCTGATCCCGTGCATGGAAGTGCCTCTGCATCTGCCGTGGATCGACGCCATCAACGTGCTGAAAAAAGAACGCGGCGCGGTGATCATGGCGCACAGTTATCAATCGCCGGAAATTTTCCACGGCGTTGCCGACATCACCGGCGACTCGCTGGCGCTGGCGCAGGCCGCGGCCCGCTGCGACAGCGATTTGATCGTGCTGTGCGGCGTCCACTTCATGGCCGAAAGCGCCAAGATCCTGGCACCGCACAAGACCGTGCTGATTCCCGATCTGGAAGCCGGCTGCTCGCTGGCCGCGTCGATCACCGCTGACGACGTGCGCGAGCTGCGCCGCCAGCACCCCGGCATGCCGGTGGTCAGCTATGTCAACACGTCGGCAGCCGTCAAGGCCGAGTCCGACGCCTGCTGCACCTCGGCCAACGCCGTGCAGGTGGTGGAAGCGATCGCCGCCGAATTCGGCGTGGACAAGGTGATTTTCCTGCCCGACCGCTACCTGGGTGCGTGGGTGGCGCAGCAGACCGGCATCGAACTGGTGCTGTGGAACGGCGTGTGCGAAGTGCACGAAAAGTTCACCGCGATGGAGGCGCGGCACACCCGCGAGCGCTTCGACGCGAAGATCGTGGCGCATCCGGAGTGCTCGCCGGAAGTGTTGGCCGAGGCCGATTTCGTGGGCTCCACCAGCGCGATGGGCAAGTGGCTGGCAAAGGAAAAGCCGACGCGGGTGGCGATGATCACCGAGTGCTCGATGGCCGACAACTTGCGCAACCAGTTCCCGCAGGTGGAGTTCATCAAGCCCTGCAACCTGTGCCCGCACATGAAGCGGATCACCCTGCCCAACATCCACGCCTGCTTGCGTGACCTGAATAACGAAATCAGCGTGCCGGAGGACGTTGCCGCGCGTGCGCGCAAGGCGCTCGACCGCATGTTGGCGGTGGGGCGCGGCGAAAAGCTGTGAGCGCGCCTGCGCCCATCATCATCGTCGGTGGTGGCATTGCCGGTCTTGCCGCCGCATTGGCGGCAGCGCCTGCGCCGGTCTTGGTGCTGACCCGCGGGCCGGGTGCCAGAGGGGCTGCCAGTGCGATGGCGCAGGGGGGCATTGCCGCAGCCATCGATCCTGGCGATTCGCCACAGGCACATGCGCACGACACCTGCGTGGCAGGCAGCTTCCACAATGATCGCGCGATGGTGGATCTGCTCACCGGGTCGGCCGGGGATGCCATCGAATGGTTGCAGCGGCAAGGCGTGGCGTTTGATCGCGATGCCGATGGAGGCCTGCAGTTCGGCCGCGAAGGCGGTCATGACCGTGCGCGCATCGTGCACGCGGGCGGCGATGCCAGCGGTGCCAAGGTGATGGAAGCGCTGGTTGCGGCAGCGCGATCGGCACCGCATATCGAGCGGCGTGCGGGATTGGAGGTGGATGGACTGGTGCTGCAGGGCGGGCATGTGTGTGGCGTGTGCGTGACCGCTGCCGACGGCACCCGCGCGGCGCTGCACGGGCGCGCGGTGGTGTTGGCGACCGGCGGCATCGGCGGCCTGTTCGCGCAGACCAGCAACCCGGCGGACGCCGACGGCAGCGGACTGGCGCTGGCGCTGGCGGCAGGCGCTGCGGCGCGCGACCTGGAATTCGTGCAATTTCATCCAACGGCCATGGCCGTGCATGGGTTGCACAGCCTGCCGCTGCTGACCGAGGCGCTGCGTGG contains:
- a CDS encoding SCO family protein codes for the protein MNHVVRGIAASFLLCVATLANATQPAPALPGDSVYQLSLPLTDSQGQTRDWRTLRGKPRLMSMFYTSCQYICPLIVESGKAIERQLSPAQQQRLGIVLISMDPARDNPAALKKVMDRRKLDASRWTLATPPADDVRAVASVLSIRYRQLADGGFNHSSALILIDADGRILARTEKIGSQPDPDFVAAVRKAVGG
- a CDS encoding formylglycine-generating enzyme family protein: MRHALVALLIALPLAGLAAGAVSGRYAGVPGGMFKSALRYEDAKAGVRIKTFALMRKPVTNAEFQAFLKRHPEWRRDRVSSVFAEPRYLQHWASADTLGPAALPDRPVVWVSWFAADAYCRSLDARLPTWIEWEYAAAADETRRDARQDPAWRERILSWYARSSKDALPRVGMQAPNVYGVQDLHGLVWEWTDDASSLMVAADNRNQGDPDKGKFCGAGALSMDDRENYAVLMRVAMLSSLEGRDATANMGFRCARSAP
- the nirK gene encoding copper-containing nitrite reductase is translated as MKSAVRYATLALAIAATLGMSACRIEQPTPAPSGAVAQEETGGSAKGDFGPPQGEPVEAVLTSPPNVPPPTGRSAPAKVIVSLDVIEKDMPISEGVSYTFWTFGGTVPGSFIRVRQGDTVEFHLRNMPDSKMPHNIDLHGVTGPGGGAASSFTAPGHVSRFSFKALNAGLFVYHCATAPVGMHIANGMYGLILVEPPEGLPKVDREYYVMQGDFYTTGKYREKGHQGFDMEKAIDEHPTYVLFNGMEGSMTGDKALKAKTGEKVRLYVGNGGPNLVSSFHVIGEIFDKVWYEGGTRFQENVQTTLIPSGGAAMMEFHMEVPGSYVLVDHSIFRAFNKGALAILQAEGKENKAIYSGKEVDAVYLGDQAAGTNRTPVSTAAAAFKAGTLTKEDQIAAGKVLFAGTCSTCHQPDGKGMEGVFPPLAGSSFIKTNPKRVPEIITHGLVGPVTVNGKEYNSNMPPMSQLTDDEVANIATFVLNSWGNPGGQVSREDAAKARAAKPANASAGH
- a CDS encoding alginate export family protein is translated as MAIALLVSPSLRAADTPSATLEWDLRLRHEQVDDSGFARDADATTARLRAGLRLVPAAGWTILLEGEGVAGGGTYNSGANGKSAFPTVLDPTGAELNQAWIGWKNERGGITLGRQRIALDNQRWVGNVGWRQNEQTFDALALSVKPVAGLTASYYWLDKVHRVAGDNARNPLARERNLDTHLLNLAWKHGSQQVAGYAYLHEDRDVASASTATYGLRWTGSLGKGGQGFGWSAELARQVDYARNPANFAHDYWLLEPTWTQGKTTLRAGWEHLGGNGITAVQSPLATLHAFNGWDDQFGTTPVKGLDDRYLGAGGKFGSGKLDGKLSWALAWHDYRSDVGGMHYGSEWNASLGFPLPGGLGGLVKLADFRADGFSRDNTKLWLQVEWRGSKAVAQ
- a CDS encoding DUF2249 domain-containing protein, whose translation is MNRLDLRDLPAPEPLVRALAAADALQPGQALEVLTPLLPSPLLEALAARGLSWRSEPCADYGTWLAIVRPAA
- a CDS encoding putative zinc-binding protein — translated: MSTSRPLVYSCSGCSSAAQMANQLALRLDRAGEAEMSCIAGVGGGVTGLVRTAQSRRPILALDGCVLKCVSACLANAGVVADQHLILSDFGVKKRKHADFDLAQADTVYAAHVLPAARGLGVAGKAQ
- the nadA gene encoding quinolinate synthase NadA, with the translated sequence MNASVAPSWHPELETRHAALIERLERLIPCMEVPLHLPWIDAINVLKKERGAVIMAHSYQSPEIFHGVADITGDSLALAQAAARCDSDLIVLCGVHFMAESAKILAPHKTVLIPDLEAGCSLAASITADDVRELRRQHPGMPVVSYVNTSAAVKAESDACCTSANAVQVVEAIAAEFGVDKVIFLPDRYLGAWVAQQTGIELVLWNGVCEVHEKFTAMEARHTRERFDAKIVAHPECSPEVLAEADFVGSTSAMGKWLAKEKPTRVAMITECSMADNLRNQFPQVEFIKPCNLCPHMKRITLPNIHACLRDLNNEISVPEDVAARARKALDRMLAVGRGEKL
- a CDS encoding L-aspartate oxidase encodes the protein MSAPAPIIIVGGGIAGLAAALAAAPAPVLVLTRGPGARGAASAMAQGGIAAAIDPGDSPQAHAHDTCVAGSFHNDRAMVDLLTGSAGDAIEWLQRQGVAFDRDADGGLQFGREGGHDRARIVHAGGDASGAKVMEALVAAARSAPHIERRAGLEVDGLVLQGGHVCGVCVTAADGTRAALHGRAVVLATGGIGGLFAQTSNPADADGSGLALALAAGAAARDLEFVQFHPTAMAVHGLHSLPLLTEALRGAGARLQDAEGRSLMEGVHPLADLAPRDVVARRVLQACRDGGAWLDAHRIGAAFPRAFPTVFQACMERGIDPRFQPIPVTPAAHFHMGGIAVDADGATALPGLHAVGEVACNGVHGANRLASNSLLEGVVFGRRLGHLLRALPESGAGTGKFRLLHRKPALQAGEMQRLRALMMDAMGPVRSGDGLQAALRECDALAASGWQAALARELVAAALQRAHSLGAHFRSDDATTALD